One window from the genome of Streptomyces sp. NBC_01476 encodes:
- a CDS encoding DUF4232 domain-containing protein: MTGFPDDRPGGVPDGPGAPRVPDGTGSPGGPGGPGAAGSPEVPGSLDGAGSPDPLEPLLRHPAPFLPAPPGSFERIRRKAARRRRARAAVGGSAAVAVIAGAFYLAGSLHTGGGDEVVGPPASSLRSTSAPAPTRTTTAPQAPESGTTGSPQTRPTPLAPAPTTTAGPTSTGSTPSAGATAPPAGTPMCTAGQLSAELSGGDAGAGNLYSYLVFTNTSKTACHLAGFPGLSLLDADGKQIGDPATREPVDYSVVVLKPGGNASDTVHTINHQGTCLPTSAQVRVYPPGSRASLVFPGQLTNCDNLLAITPLTAGRTGNPPS; encoded by the coding sequence ATGACCGGATTTCCTGACGACCGCCCCGGCGGCGTCCCCGATGGTCCCGGCGCCCCTCGTGTTCCGGACGGCACCGGCAGCCCCGGCGGTCCCGGCGGTCCCGGCGCGGCCGGCAGCCCCGAAGTGCCGGGTTCCCTGGACGGCGCCGGCTCCCCCGACCCGCTGGAGCCGCTGCTGCGCCACCCGGCGCCCTTCCTGCCCGCGCCGCCCGGCTCCTTCGAGCGGATCCGGCGCAAGGCCGCACGCCGCCGCCGGGCCAGGGCCGCGGTGGGCGGGTCCGCCGCCGTGGCGGTGATCGCCGGCGCGTTCTACCTGGCCGGGTCCTTGCACACCGGGGGCGGCGACGAGGTGGTGGGGCCGCCCGCGAGCAGCCTGCGGAGCACGTCCGCGCCCGCGCCCACCCGCACCACGACCGCGCCGCAGGCCCCCGAGTCCGGTACCACCGGTTCACCGCAGACCCGGCCCACTCCGCTCGCCCCCGCACCGACCACCACCGCCGGCCCGACCAGCACCGGATCCACACCCTCCGCCGGCGCCACCGCCCCGCCGGCCGGCACCCCGATGTGCACGGCCGGCCAGCTCAGCGCGGAGCTCAGCGGCGGCGACGCGGGAGCCGGGAACCTCTACTCCTATCTGGTCTTCACCAACACCAGTAAGACCGCCTGCCACCTGGCCGGTTTCCCCGGACTGTCGCTGCTGGACGCCGACGGCAAGCAGATCGGCGATCCCGCGACCCGCGAGCCCGTCGATTACAGCGTGGTGGTGCTGAAGCCCGGCGGGAACGCAAGCGACACGGTGCACACCATCAATCACCAGGGCACCTGCCTGCCGACCTCTGCCCAGGTACGGGTCTATCCGCCGGGCAGCAGGGCGTCACTGGTCTTCCCCGGGCAGCTCACCAACTGCGACAACCTGCTCGCGATCACCCCGCTGACCGCCGGCCGGACGGGCAACCCGCCTTCGTGA
- a CDS encoding class I adenylate-forming enzyme family protein translates to MSNPAESVFPQALVDAFRHRPDLPAFEFRTRPVTRGEVLDLVRHSVAGLRAAGLGRGTGVAVTTAVTPAGFAAQIAAHLLGCRVTGLRPGLTPPQLAAVLAEDIEVVIADESTLTPELAGAAAGLRVLTTERDLEAAAPLAGDELVPRGRPDDLALITLTSGSTGRPKGAAQTYRSLTEAWSWQPARRNPVIDQLASGYGRFLVFGTLTSAVMLEHLALCLLNGGTAVIPEEPLEFPRVWERHAITACLCTVPRLYQVLDTLRGEQGTPTDLSSLRVLLVAGSPLPPHRLAEAADRLGHALHQGYGLTETGMLALLTPADLAEHRDRVRDSVGRPMPGIALEIRDPQGQPVPAGTAGEIWVRTGGQATGYWYDDEQTREVVRDGWFRTRDLGALGTDGFLRLVGRARDVVFVNAILYYAGAIETALAAHPDVDQAYVISAPDDRTGEAAHAFVVPADGRKPDEDALRTAVRTALGEPAVPATITVLDAVPVAPGGKPDKKALAALLPGASPA, encoded by the coding sequence ATGAGCAATCCGGCCGAATCGGTATTTCCGCAGGCGCTGGTGGACGCGTTCCGCCACCGGCCGGACCTCCCGGCCTTCGAATTCCGGACCCGCCCGGTGACCCGCGGCGAGGTCCTCGACCTGGTACGGCACAGCGTCGCCGGCCTGCGGGCGGCCGGCCTCGGCCGGGGCACCGGAGTCGCCGTCACCACCGCCGTCACCCCGGCCGGCTTCGCCGCCCAGATCGCCGCCCACCTGCTCGGCTGCCGGGTCACCGGCCTGCGCCCGGGACTCACCCCGCCGCAACTCGCCGCCGTACTGGCCGAGGACATCGAGGTGGTGATCGCCGACGAGTCGACCCTGACACCGGAGCTGGCCGGGGCCGCCGCGGGTCTGCGGGTCCTCACCACCGAACGGGACCTTGAGGCCGCCGCCCCCCTCGCCGGGGACGAACTCGTCCCCCGCGGCCGGCCCGACGACCTCGCCCTGATCACGCTCACCAGCGGCAGCACCGGCCGCCCCAAGGGCGCCGCCCAGACCTACCGCTCACTGACCGAGGCCTGGAGCTGGCAGCCCGCCCGCCGCAACCCTGTCATCGATCAACTGGCGTCCGGCTACGGCCGGTTCCTGGTCTTCGGGACCCTCACCAGCGCGGTGATGCTGGAACACCTCGCCCTCTGCCTGCTCAACGGCGGCACCGCGGTCATCCCGGAAGAGCCGCTGGAGTTCCCGCGGGTCTGGGAACGCCACGCCATCACCGCCTGCCTGTGCACTGTCCCCCGCCTCTACCAGGTGCTGGACACCCTGCGCGGCGAGCAGGGGACCCCGACGGACCTGAGCAGCCTGCGGGTACTGCTCGTGGCCGGCTCACCCCTGCCCCCGCACCGGCTCGCGGAGGCCGCGGACCGGCTCGGGCACGCCCTGCACCAGGGCTACGGCCTCACCGAGACCGGCATGCTCGCGCTGCTCACCCCGGCGGACCTCGCTGAACACCGGGACCGCGTACGGGACTCGGTGGGCCGGCCGATGCCGGGCATCGCGCTGGAGATCCGCGACCCGCAGGGGCAGCCCGTACCGGCCGGCACCGCGGGCGAGATCTGGGTCAGGACCGGCGGTCAGGCGACCGGCTACTGGTACGACGACGAGCAGACCCGCGAGGTGGTGCGCGACGGCTGGTTCCGGACCCGGGACCTCGGCGCCCTCGGCACCGACGGCTTCCTCCGGCTCGTGGGCCGGGCCAGGGACGTCGTCTTCGTCAACGCCATCCTCTACTACGCCGGGGCGATCGAGACGGCACTGGCCGCCCACCCCGATGTGGACCAGGCCTATGTGATCAGCGCACCCGACGACCGGACCGGCGAGGCCGCGCACGCCTTCGTCGTCCCGGCCGACGGCCGCAAGCCCGACGAGGACGCCCTGCGTACCGCCGTCCGCACCGCGCTCGGCGAGCCGGCCGTCCCCGCCACCATCACGGTCCTCGACGCCGTACCGGTGGCGCCCGGCGGCAAGCCCGACAAGAAGGCGCTGGCCGCGCTGCTCCCGGGCGCGTCCCCGGCCTGA
- a CDS encoding NAD(P)-binding domain-containing protein: MSGEERFDYLVVGAGPAGIQAAYFLEQAGRDYLVVEAGEAPGTFFTRFPRHRTLISINKVHTGWDDPELNLRTDWNSLLSAGNAPLFTAVTPRYFPAADDLVGYLADFAETHKLNIRHNTRITAITRPPAEDGGARGDFRAAAEDGTVFRARRLIVATGLTRPYIPPIEGAELADSYHDVSVDPADFTDQRVLIIGRGNSAFETADNLVETAAVIHVAGPGALRLAWQTHFVGHLRAVNNNFLDTYQLKSQNALLDGEIMSIKRDGENGPYRVAVKFVRVEEIIKEIPYDRVILATGFRFDASLFGPECRPELTIKDRFPAQTAAWESPNVPDLYFAGTITQVRDFKKSTSGFIHGFRYGVRALHRILEQRYHDEPWPRRELAAGPEAVADAIITRINRTSALWQLFGFLADTVTVAPGGAAAYHEEVPLAHLHQAVAEGDFGPVDRYCAITLEYGADHDKVNPFDISVGRVAQADTGGLDGRYLHPVVRLFRAGELLAEHHLTENLENEWDREEVHRVPLVRFLTEHLQPETAASSPS; encoded by the coding sequence ATGTCCGGAGAAGAGCGGTTCGATTATCTCGTCGTGGGCGCGGGACCGGCCGGAATCCAGGCGGCATATTTCCTGGAGCAGGCCGGACGCGACTATCTGGTGGTGGAGGCGGGCGAGGCCCCCGGCACCTTTTTCACCAGATTCCCCCGGCACCGGACACTGATATCCATCAACAAGGTGCACACCGGCTGGGACGACCCGGAGCTCAATCTCCGCACCGACTGGAACTCACTGCTCTCGGCCGGCAACGCCCCACTGTTCACCGCGGTCACCCCCCGGTACTTCCCCGCTGCCGACGACCTCGTCGGCTACCTCGCGGACTTCGCCGAGACCCACAAGCTGAACATCCGGCACAACACGCGCATCACCGCCATCACCCGGCCGCCCGCCGAAGACGGCGGCGCCCGCGGTGACTTCCGGGCCGCCGCCGAGGACGGCACGGTCTTCCGGGCCCGGCGGCTGATCGTGGCCACCGGCCTGACCCGGCCGTACATCCCGCCCATCGAGGGCGCCGAACTGGCCGACAGCTACCACGACGTGTCCGTCGACCCGGCCGACTTCACCGACCAGCGGGTGCTGATCATCGGCCGCGGGAATTCCGCCTTCGAGACCGCGGACAATCTCGTGGAGACCGCCGCGGTGATTCATGTGGCGGGACCTGGCGCGCTGCGGCTGGCCTGGCAGACCCACTTCGTAGGACATCTGCGGGCGGTGAACAACAACTTCCTTGACACCTATCAGCTCAAATCGCAGAACGCGCTCCTCGACGGCGAGATCATGAGCATCAAGCGGGACGGGGAAAACGGTCCTTACCGGGTCGCGGTGAAGTTCGTACGGGTGGAAGAAATCATCAAGGAGATACCGTACGACCGGGTGATCCTGGCCACCGGCTTCCGTTTCGACGCCTCCCTTTTCGGCCCGGAATGCCGGCCGGAACTCACCATAAAGGACCGCTTTCCGGCCCAGACCGCGGCCTGGGAATCCCCCAACGTGCCCGATCTGTATTTCGCCGGGACCATCACCCAGGTACGTGACTTCAAGAAGTCCACCAGCGGATTCATCCACGGTTTCCGGTACGGGGTACGGGCGCTCCACCGCATTCTGGAGCAGCGTTACCACGACGAGCCCTGGCCCCGGCGTGAGCTGGCCGCCGGCCCGGAGGCGGTCGCCGACGCGATCATCACCCGGATCAACCGCACCTCGGCGCTGTGGCAGCTCTTCGGCTTCCTCGCCGACACCGTGACCGTCGCCCCCGGCGGAGCAGCGGCCTACCACGAGGAAGTGCCGCTCGCCCATCTCCACCAGGCCGTCGCCGAGGGCGATTTCGGCCCTGTCGACCGCTACTGCGCGATCACGCTGGAATACGGCGCCGACCACGACAAGGTGAATCCCTTCGACATCTCGGTGGGCCGGGTGGCGCAGGCCGACACCGGCGGCCTCGACGGCCGCTATCTCCATCCGGTGGTCCGGCTCTTCCGGGCCGGGGAACTCCTCGCCGAACACCACCTCACGGAGAACCTGGAGAACGAATGGGACCGTGAAGAAGTCCACCGTGTACCACTGGTGCGCTTTCTGACCGAGCACCTCCAGCCGGAAACCGCAGCTTCGAGCCCGTCGTGA
- a CDS encoding alpha-hydroxy acid oxidase — MTPGRDRPPTVLSELREKARTRLDPVHWDFFEGGAGTETALAENERAFRRLALLPRVLRGAGPADTAVTLLGDRAELPVVVSPTAFHRLAHPDGELATARATAAAGTVLITSMAATTAVAEVTAAARSVRADAAVWFQLYLQPAPGVTEELVRRAEQAGCGALVVTADSPVFGRRARDDHNGFHDLPAGLTAANMRDLPGAPPGGTRDIAMSPALSWDDLRRLRAGTRLPIVLKGVLHPDDARRAADEGVAALLVSNHGGRQLDAAPATVDALPAVVAAVGDRLPVLLDGGVRTGSDVVIALALGAAAVGIGRPALWGLAAEGEDGVAQVLAELRADVAQVMTLCGARDRGDLSRGQVVVRGQGTAPC, encoded by the coding sequence GTGACCCCCGGCCGCGACCGCCCGCCCACCGTCCTTTCTGAGCTGCGCGAGAAGGCACGCACCCGGCTCGACCCGGTGCACTGGGACTTCTTCGAGGGCGGCGCGGGCACCGAGACCGCCCTGGCGGAGAACGAACGGGCGTTCCGCCGGCTCGCCCTGCTCCCCCGGGTGCTGCGCGGCGCGGGCCCGGCCGACACCGCCGTCACGCTGCTCGGCGACCGGGCCGAGCTGCCGGTCGTGGTCTCCCCCACCGCCTTCCACCGGCTGGCCCACCCCGACGGCGAACTGGCCACCGCCCGCGCCACCGCCGCGGCCGGCACCGTACTGATCACCTCGATGGCGGCCACCACGGCGGTGGCCGAGGTGACCGCCGCGGCCCGGTCGGTACGGGCCGACGCGGCGGTCTGGTTCCAGCTCTACCTCCAGCCGGCACCGGGAGTGACCGAGGAACTGGTCCGGCGGGCAGAACAGGCGGGCTGCGGCGCGCTGGTGGTGACGGCCGACTCGCCGGTCTTCGGCCGCAGGGCCCGGGACGACCACAACGGCTTCCACGACCTGCCCGCCGGCCTCACCGCCGCGAACATGCGCGATCTGCCCGGTGCGCCGCCGGGCGGAACCCGGGACATCGCGATGTCCCCGGCGCTCTCCTGGGACGACCTGCGCCGCCTGCGGGCGGGCACCCGGCTGCCGATCGTGCTCAAGGGCGTGCTCCACCCGGACGACGCCCGGCGGGCCGCCGACGAGGGCGTGGCCGCGCTGCTCGTCTCCAACCACGGAGGCCGCCAGCTCGACGCGGCCCCGGCGACGGTCGACGCGCTGCCGGCGGTCGTCGCGGCGGTCGGCGACCGGCTGCCGGTCCTGCTCGACGGCGGGGTACGGACCGGCTCCGACGTGGTGATCGCGCTGGCCCTGGGCGCCGCCGCGGTGGGCATCGGCCGTCCGGCGCTGTGGGGCCTGGCCGCCGAGGGCGAGGACGGGGTGGCCCAGGTGCTCGCGGAGTTGCGGGCCGACGTGGCGCAGGTGATGACCCTGTGCGGCGCCCGCGACCGCGGTGACCTGAGCCGCGGCCAGGTGGTCGTGCGCGGGCAGGGGACAGCGCCGTGCTGA
- a CDS encoding cytochrome P450, producing the protein MLKRLAVTAVALSTPYWLPKAVVGLRVKVFAKVNGPEGVVVPNEQVSPERFAELYGHPAANGRSRGAGLSDLFWYWLAPGPEVHQEHLEPGPRYDAVARTTSAILAGGSAELSAAATRCAAAVLDELVPGEVALVRLRDLMMPVWAEFFYELVFREPCPPQARRLIVDNAEDVINSLKNTRLRHMDRRAKLTRYLVRRLAAGEVPHELPAELATLRDRAHYLQGAFFNTAVVQMSEAMAHLLLVLAARPGIQQRLAEHPDDDHELGNVMNETLRMYPLFGIAHRITTADIDLGEGISYPAGTVLCFDYPAYHATGYTDPERFDPGRWDRLSVKEAHHIPFGVATNRPCPAWRLAPLVMRAVTREVLRRFTLHSTVSHTRSIPHRAPCLLVASDHPLPRHRIAATLAFLRLRDRWEDVGRSLLQFGLGGAMVLDARRSRPAERYFARHDTQGRPLESTPATPPGCPYHP; encoded by the coding sequence ATGCTGAAGCGACTCGCCGTCACCGCGGTGGCGCTGTCCACCCCCTACTGGCTGCCGAAGGCCGTCGTCGGGCTGCGGGTCAAGGTCTTCGCCAAGGTGAACGGACCCGAAGGCGTCGTGGTGCCCAACGAGCAGGTGTCCCCTGAGCGGTTCGCCGAGCTGTACGGGCACCCGGCGGCGAACGGCCGCAGCCGCGGGGCGGGCCTGTCCGACCTCTTCTGGTACTGGCTGGCCCCCGGCCCCGAGGTCCACCAGGAGCATCTGGAACCCGGCCCGCGCTACGACGCGGTGGCCCGCACCACCAGCGCGATCCTGGCCGGCGGCAGCGCCGAACTGTCCGCTGCCGCCACCCGCTGCGCCGCCGCCGTCCTGGACGAACTCGTGCCCGGGGAGGTCGCCCTGGTCCGGCTGCGCGACCTGATGATGCCCGTCTGGGCGGAGTTCTTCTACGAGCTGGTGTTCCGCGAGCCGTGTCCGCCGCAGGCCCGCCGGCTCATCGTGGACAACGCCGAGGACGTCATCAACTCCCTGAAGAACACCAGGCTGCGGCACATGGACCGGCGGGCGAAGCTCACCCGCTACCTGGTGCGCCGGCTGGCCGCAGGCGAGGTGCCGCACGAACTCCCCGCCGAACTGGCCACCTTGCGCGACCGGGCCCACTACCTCCAGGGCGCCTTCTTCAACACCGCCGTGGTGCAGATGTCGGAGGCGATGGCCCATCTGCTGCTGGTACTGGCCGCCCGGCCCGGCATCCAGCAGCGGCTGGCCGAACACCCTGACGACGACCACGAGTTGGGCAATGTGATGAACGAGACGCTGCGGATGTATCCGCTCTTCGGCATCGCGCACCGCATCACCACCGCGGACATCGATCTGGGCGAGGGCATCAGTTACCCGGCGGGCACCGTCCTCTGCTTCGACTACCCCGCCTACCACGCGACCGGCTACACCGACCCGGAGCGGTTCGACCCCGGGCGGTGGGACCGCCTGTCGGTCAAGGAGGCCCACCACATCCCCTTCGGCGTCGCCACGAACCGGCCGTGCCCGGCGTGGCGGCTGGCCCCGCTGGTGATGCGGGCGGTCACCCGTGAGGTGCTGCGCCGCTTCACCCTGCACTCCACGGTGTCCCACACCCGGTCCATCCCGCACCGCGCGCCCTGTCTGCTGGTGGCCAGCGACCATCCGCTGCCGCGCCACCGGATCGCGGCGACGCTGGCCTTCCTGCGGCTGCGCGACCGCTGGGAGGACGTCGGCCGCAGCCTGCTGCAGTTCGGGCTCGGCGGCGCGATGGTGCTCGACGCGCGCCGGTCCCGGCCGGCCGAGCGGTACTTCGCACGGCACGACACCCAGGGCCGGCCGCTGGAGAGCACCCCCGCCACGCCACCGGGCTGCCCGTACCACCCCTGA
- a CDS encoding cation:proton antiporter: MSATSLGTAFLLAAVVILVVCRIVTWALRPLLQPPVVAEMVAGVLLGPSVLGLIAPGVEHSLFPAELRPVLYVAGQLGLALFMFHAGYEFRVDRIRPVARQAGAISLAGIAVPLALGSGLTWAVHSSVHTSPPGVPVHITAIFVGVTLSITAFPMLARIITERGLTGTVFGTVSLAAGALDDVVAWVLLAGVLSLSRGSSGPVLLAVIGGLGLVVVLAVLLRVRDRVARAVSGLPPQQLVLGVVLLLCLAAWYTDRIGLYAVFGAFSLGVAFPRSPAIERAVQATAPLSNALLVPLFFTYSGLNTDTGLLGDPALLAFAAGCILCAIAGKFAACWLAARAVGQSGPVALRIGTLMNARGLMQLIAINVGLAEGIVTRSMFTVLVLVALVTTMMATPLLALWDRLDGGLKAVDDPPPAAPRPAVEAAVDSRAGADGARG, from the coding sequence ATGTCCGCGACTTCGCTCGGTACCGCCTTCCTGCTCGCCGCCGTCGTGATCCTGGTCGTCTGCCGGATCGTCACCTGGGCGCTGCGGCCGCTGCTGCAGCCCCCGGTGGTCGCGGAGATGGTGGCCGGTGTGCTGCTCGGACCGTCCGTCCTCGGGCTGATCGCCCCCGGCGTGGAGCACTCGCTCTTCCCGGCCGAGCTGCGACCGGTGCTGTATGTGGCAGGTCAGCTGGGTCTTGCCCTGTTCATGTTCCATGCGGGGTACGAGTTCCGCGTCGACCGGATCCGGCCGGTGGCCCGGCAGGCGGGGGCCATCTCACTGGCCGGCATCGCGGTGCCGCTGGCGCTGGGCAGCGGGCTCACCTGGGCCGTCCACAGCTCGGTGCACACCTCACCGCCGGGTGTCCCGGTGCACATCACGGCGATCTTCGTGGGCGTCACCCTGTCCATCACCGCGTTTCCCATGCTGGCCCGGATCATCACCGAACGCGGCCTGACCGGCACGGTGTTCGGTACCGTCTCGCTGGCCGCGGGCGCGCTGGACGACGTGGTGGCGTGGGTGCTGCTGGCCGGTGTGCTCAGTTTGTCGCGGGGCAGTTCCGGCCCGGTGCTGCTGGCGGTCATCGGGGGGCTCGGCCTGGTGGTGGTGCTCGCGGTGCTTCTGCGGGTGCGGGACCGGGTGGCGCGGGCGGTGAGCGGGCTGCCGCCGCAGCAACTGGTGCTCGGTGTCGTGCTGCTGCTCTGCCTGGCCGCCTGGTACACCGACCGGATCGGCCTCTACGCGGTCTTCGGCGCCTTCAGCCTCGGGGTCGCCTTCCCGCGCTCCCCCGCCATCGAGCGGGCGGTGCAGGCGACGGCCCCGCTGAGCAACGCCCTGCTGGTGCCGCTCTTCTTCACCTACTCCGGTCTCAACACCGACACCGGGCTGCTGGGTGATCCCGCCCTGCTGGCCTTCGCCGCGGGCTGCATCCTGTGCGCGATCGCCGGCAAGTTCGCGGCGTGCTGGCTGGCCGCCCGGGCAGTGGGGCAGAGCGGTCCGGTGGCCCTGCGGATCGGCACCCTGATGAACGCCCGCGGGCTGATGCAGCTGATCGCGATCAATGTGGGGCTGGCGGAGGGAATCGTGACGCGCTCGATGTTCACCGTGCTGGTGCTGGTCGCGCTGGTCACCACGATGATGGCCACCCCGCTGCTGGCCCTGTGGGACCGGCTGGACGGCGGCCTGAAGGCGGTGGACGACCCGCCCCCGGCCGCTCCGCGGCCGGCGGTGGAGGCCGCGGTGGACAGCCGGGCCGGCGCGGACGGTGCGCGCGGGTGA
- a CDS encoding helix-turn-helix domain-containing protein → MEAIRTAAQAPDEELVLAPRLRERRRASGLTLEAAAHRLELSAAHLSRLESGLRQPSLPVLLGLARLYGTTVSDLLGETSAEPDPIVRGDRMAPVPAGGWTYWRAGGTGRAMQALRVHVPARAQQELVRVHPGEEWLYVTAGELQLTLGERTHRLHVGDAAHFDSLVPHRLAAAGSGGVDLLFVHTLMQSETSALCIGPQDATDHRGERR, encoded by the coding sequence ATGGAAGCGATCCGAACCGCGGCTCAGGCCCCCGACGAGGAACTCGTCCTGGCCCCCCGCCTGCGTGAGCGGCGGCGCGCCAGCGGACTGACCCTGGAGGCCGCGGCCCACCGGCTCGAACTGTCGGCGGCGCATCTGTCCCGGCTGGAATCGGGACTGCGGCAGCCGTCGCTGCCGGTGCTCCTGGGGCTCGCCCGGTTGTACGGAACCACCGTCTCCGACCTGCTCGGGGAGACGTCCGCCGAACCCGACCCCATCGTACGCGGCGACCGGATGGCACCGGTACCGGCCGGCGGCTGGACGTACTGGCGGGCCGGCGGCACCGGCCGGGCCATGCAGGCGCTGCGGGTGCACGTGCCGGCGCGGGCCCAGCAGGAACTCGTGCGGGTGCACCCCGGCGAGGAGTGGCTCTATGTCACCGCGGGCGAACTGCAACTGACCCTCGGGGAGCGCACCCACCGGCTGCACGTCGGGGACGCGGCCCACTTCGACTCACTGGTGCCGCACCGGCTGGCCGCGGCCGGCTCCGGCGGGGTCGACCTGCTTTTCGTCCACACCCTGATGCAGAGCGAGACCTCGGCTCTGTGCATCGGACCGCAGGACGCCACCGACCACCGAGGAGAACGGCGATGA
- a CDS encoding DUF6126 family protein, with amino-acid sequence MTMSETEPTVDATEAVEPVVARTTNGTERRKERGVVIRVLVYVAVAHLMAFYLWLMFAVIGKH; translated from the coding sequence ATGACCATGAGCGAGACCGAACCCACCGTCGATGCCACAGAGGCCGTCGAGCCGGTGGTCGCCCGCACCACCAACGGCACCGAGCGCCGCAAGGAGCGCGGCGTCGTCATCCGGGTACTCGTCTACGTCGCCGTCGCCCACCTCATGGCCTTCTACCTGTGGCTGATGTTCGCGGTGATCGGCAAGCACTGA
- a CDS encoding amidohydrolase, with translation MSLPPDAWPPGLLDRLHALYEDLHRHPELSGHEHRTAGKAARALADAGYEVTEGVGGTGVVGVLANGAGPVVMLRADMDALPVAEETGLPYASQVYADGPDGGPVPVAHACGHDMHVTCLAGAATLLAAVRASWSGTLLVVFQPAEELATGARAMIDDGLFERFPRPDIVLGQHVGPLPAGMIGHREGAVMAGADAASVELYGRGGHGSRPEATVDPVLMAASVVVRLQGVVAREVPPQETAVLTVGRLQAGTVSNVIPETAQLGISLRSYTPEVRQLLRTAVERIVTAEATASGSPKPPVIDWLPAAPVLVSDPEQTRAVVADLAAHFGQDKMLPLPQIAASEDVGHLGEAAGVPTVFWFWGGPDAETVVTAFLEGRFDELPSNHSARFAPVAEPTITTGVEALAVAALGRFGR, from the coding sequence ATGTCGCTGCCCCCCGACGCGTGGCCCCCCGGCCTCCTCGACCGCCTGCACGCGCTGTACGAGGACCTGCACCGGCATCCCGAACTCTCCGGCCACGAGCACCGCACCGCGGGAAAGGCCGCGCGGGCACTGGCCGACGCGGGGTACGAGGTCACCGAGGGCGTCGGCGGCACCGGCGTGGTGGGCGTACTGGCCAACGGCGCCGGTCCTGTCGTGATGCTGCGCGCCGACATGGACGCGCTGCCCGTAGCGGAGGAGACCGGTCTGCCGTACGCCTCGCAGGTGTACGCCGACGGGCCGGACGGGGGGCCGGTACCGGTGGCGCACGCCTGCGGCCATGACATGCACGTCACCTGCCTGGCCGGGGCAGCGACGCTGCTCGCCGCGGTCCGCGCGAGCTGGTCGGGCACGCTGCTGGTGGTCTTCCAGCCGGCCGAGGAGCTGGCGACGGGTGCCAGGGCGATGATCGACGACGGGCTCTTCGAACGTTTCCCGCGCCCGGACATCGTCCTCGGCCAGCATGTCGGGCCGCTGCCGGCCGGAATGATCGGGCACCGCGAGGGCGCGGTGATGGCGGGCGCCGACGCCGCCTCGGTGGAGCTGTACGGCCGCGGGGGCCACGGTTCACGGCCCGAGGCGACGGTCGACCCGGTGCTGATGGCCGCCTCGGTCGTGGTGCGGCTCCAGGGTGTGGTCGCCCGTGAGGTGCCGCCGCAGGAGACCGCCGTGCTCACCGTGGGCCGCCTCCAGGCCGGCACCGTCAGCAATGTCATCCCGGAGACCGCCCAGCTGGGCATAAGCCTGCGCTCCTACACCCCCGAGGTCCGTCAACTGCTGCGGACCGCGGTGGAACGGATAGTGACCGCGGAGGCCACCGCGAGCGGGTCGCCCAAACCGCCGGTGATCGACTGGCTGCCGGCGGCTCCGGTACTGGTCAGTGACCCGGAGCAGACCCGGGCGGTGGTCGCCGACCTGGCCGCGCACTTCGGGCAGGACAAGATGCTCCCGCTGCCGCAGATCGCCGCCAGCGAGGACGTCGGCCACCTGGGCGAGGCGGCGGGGGTGCCCACCGTGTTCTGGTTCTGGGGCGGGCCCGACGCCGAGACGGTGGTCACCGCCTTCCTGGAAGGCCGGTTCGACGAACTTCCCTCGAACCATTCCGCGCGATTCGCGCCGGTCGCCGAGCCCACCATCACCACCGGGGTCGAAGCGCTGGCAGTGGCCGCGCTCGGCCGGTTCGGTCGCTGA